The genomic DNA ACACGATTGTCTGTCAGTTGAGTGGGTTACCTCTTCATTTGTGCCTATAAATACTCCACCTTTGTCATTTCTTTTTTCTTTACGCAATTgcaaacacaaaaactctctgCAACTTTTCTCCAAGGAGAATTTGGGAGCTTTTCTCTTTTGAAGTCGCCTTATTTCTCCTGCTTTCTTGTAAGTTTTCGAACTTTTCTTCGTTCTATTCTTTGTTTCCTCGTGGTTGTTTAGCGAATACTTGTAGTTTGAGTTCTTGGAATGCATGCGTGTCCAAGCATCTGAATCAGTTTATTTTTGTTGTGTCGAGTTTTGGTGAATCGAACAGGTTGTTGTTTATTGTTTAGATTTATAGTTTTTGTTTGCAAAGAAATAGTTGATGTTTGTAGTGAATCTGGGTTTGTGTTTTGGTATCTGTATGTGTGCGAATAAGGGATTTAATTTGTGCAAAAAATTGGGCTTGTTCTTTGTTTTTATGGATGTTCTTTATAggtgtatatatgtatgtataggttGTGTGATGTACTTTGGTGTTTTGATTTTAAGGTTAACTGTTTCATGAGTAGCTTTTGtgtttctttctttttccttttcttcccgAAATGGCATAGACTCCGGGGTTATATGGTTAGAAGGGGTAGAAGGAAACAATTGGCTAACCTTAAACGTAGACCTGACCGTCCCCATTTTGGATTTCCCGAACATTCTTCGAGTGACTCTTCCCCGGAACCAGAAAATATGCCTCCCCGCCGCCAAGCTGTAGTTGAGGAGTTACCTATTTTCCTTTTGAACCCCGGGCATACCTGGGGTAGAAGGGACGGGTCTTGGGTAGACATAGATCATTACTTTGTTCAAAGTCGGGAGAATAGTCCTCCCCACGATTATTACTTCAGGGACCTTACTACCGCTTACAGGCCCGGGGGCATAGAGCCATATGATGGGGCCCATATGGATCAGCTTTTCTACAATGCTCCCGGGACTAGGTATGTTCCAGCTCCCCGTCATCCCGACCTCTCCGAGTATACCTTTCAGCAGATAGATGATCTAGTGAAGGCCATTTTCCATTTCGGGGATGATATGGAGTGGAGGTGGCCCGAGCCTCACGAGAGGGTTTATCACCGCCCCGTTGGTGGTTGGGTAGGAATTCCTTTAGAGTATCTACGTAGTATGAGGCCCAACCTTCATCAATTTACCAAGTCTCTGTGTCGTGATGTCTACGGGATACCTTTCACCCAGTTGGTCCCGAATTATGTTAAGTGGGTTTCTTGGTTCCTTGCCTGCTGCCATATAAAGAAGTATCTTCCCACGTTTAAACTTTTCCACTACCTTTTTAAGATTAAGAAGTCCACCTTGCCTCCCCTTTTTGAGTTTACCTTTAATATAGATGGTTGGGGGCTCCCTTCCGATGCCAAAAAAGCTCCCGTCTTTATGTTGAACTCGCTCCGGGGCTGGCACCCGTCTGGAGAGGCTGCAGGGCAGTTGGTTGGATCCCTCCGGGCGGAGGTGGAGAACTTGAAGAAAGAGCTTGCTGTCAGGCCCCGGGCAGAGGAGGTGCTTGAGTCCTTCCGGGGTACCGTCGCTTACTACGAGGAGCTCAACAACAATATCTTTGAGAAGGTCAACATTTGCTGGGACATTGCTTCTGCTTATCTGGCTGAGAATTCGGGTGGTGACATGGATGGATTCATAGAGTTGTACCTCGCAGAAGAGCTCCGTCGTGAAGAAGCCAAAGCTGCTGAGGTGGGTACATTCGGGGCACAGCCGCCTCCGCCTCCCGAAGAGGGCCGCGAGAAGACTCCTCCTCCTTCCGAGAACTGAAGAAATAAGAATGAAGACCCAGGCTTTGTGCCTTGTAATTTGTTTTTCATAGTTTGCTGTCGTTTCAGAATTAGCCCTTGTGGCCTTTAGACTTTGTTATTTGGATTTCGTTTGACTTTGGTTTGGATTTGTCGCGGGGCTTGGTTTGCCTCGGGAATGCGTGTAAATATATTTCCTTTTCGTATTTGGTTTTGCTTTCTTACAtcgaaatttttctaagtacacgTGGTTCGTGTTACGGTCCCCGGGATATCGGTCAAAATTTTAACAGTAAAATTTTCAAAGTACACATGGTTAGTGCaatggtccccgggaaggggtttaaaattttgattgaataaaattttctaagtacacatggtttgtgtaatggtctccgggatggggtttaaaattttaattgaataaattttctaagtacacatgatttgtgtaatggtccccgggaaggggtttaaaattttaattgaataaaattttctaagtacacatggttgtgtaatggtccccgggaaggggtttaaaattttaattgaataaaattttctaagtacacatggtttgtgtaatggtccccgggaaggggtttaaaattttaattgaataaaattttctaagtacacatggtttgtgtaatggtccccgggaaggggtttaaaattttaattgaataaaattttctaagtacacatggtttgtgtaatggtccccgggaaggggtttaaaattttaattgaataaaattttctaagtacatatggtttgtgtaatggtccccgggaaggggtttaaaattttaattgaataaatTTTTTTTAAGTAATATAGCGACAGTGATCGAATGACAGTAGAATAATCTTGAGCTATGTGGTGCTCAAGGTGAAGTTTTCATTTAAATCATAATAAAGCAAAAGTACATTTCGGGGAAAACGTTGTAAGTTACATCAAGCTGTCATAGCCTAAAAGTAGAGGAGATCCCGGAATGTGCGCCCTACCTTtactggtagaatttccttagACGGGCTCCGTGCCAAGTGTTTGGGACTTCGGTTCCACCGAGATAGCTTAGCTTGTAGGTTCTTGGTCAGAGCACTTCTTTAACCCTATAGGGGCCTTCCCAGTTGGGTTGGAGTTTTCCTTGATTGGTTGGGTCTGAGGCCTCGGTGTGCCGGAGTACCAAGTCTCTCGCTTCGTATTCTCTGATTTTTGCCTTCTTCCCGAAGTAGAGTTTTGTCTTTTCTTTGTAGCCTTCCATCTTTTTTACCGCCTTGTCTCTTACCTCGTCTAGGAGCTCCAGGTTGGTCTTAAGTCCCTCAATGTTTGAGATCTCGTCAAAGTTGATGACTCTGTGGAAGGGGACCCGGTTTCGATTGGTATGCGGGCTTCGGTACCGTATGCAAGCTTGAAGGGAGTCTCATTGGTTCCCGTTCTGGGGGTGGTTCTATAGGACCACAGGACTTTCGGAAGCTCATCAGGCCAAGTTTTCTTGGACTCTTCTAGTCTTTTTTCCAGGCCCCGAAGTATGGTTCTGTTAGTTACTTCGACCTGTCCATTCCCCTGAGGATATGCGACTGATGCCCTTTTGTGCTTGATTCTGAGCTCTTTCAGATATGCCTCGAAGTCAGACCCGACGAACTGCGGGCCATTGTCGGAGACGAGAACTAccgggatcccgaacctcatgaCGATTGAATCCATAAACTTGATACAATCTTGTTGCTTGATTGTCCTCATGGCCTTAGCTCCGCCCACTTTGTCATGTAATCAATGGCTAACAGGACGTAGCGAAGGTCACCTTTTGCTCGGGGAAAGGGGCTCATGATATCTATGCCCTAACTAGCAAATGGGATCGGTGATAATACCGATGCTGGTAGGCTGGGGCTTTGCCTGGGAACGTTGCTGAATTTCTGGCACTAGGGGCATTTCTTAACATAGGCAATGGAGTCGGAGTGGACTGTGGGCCAGTAATATCCTTGCCTGATGACTTTGTAAGCTAGAGTTTTGGCCGCCAGGTGGTCTCCGCAGATGCCTTCATGAACTTCCCGGAGGCAATAATTAGCCTCGTCTGGGTCCAAACACTTCAGGGTGGGTGCTGAAAAGGTTCTTCTGTATAACTGACCATCTTTCAAGAAGAAACGAGCAGCTTTGTGCTTTAATTATCTGGCCTTGTTCTGGTCTTCCGGGAGCGTCCCATCCCTTAAGTAAGCTATGCAGAGGGTCATCCAATTGTCTGAGCTCCCGATGCACAGGACCTCAACTCGATCTGTGCTGGGTGCCTTGAGTTCTTCGAAGTACACTGAACTAGCGAGGTCCGAAGTATTTTGTACGAGCTTGGACAGCTCATCTGCTTTGGAGTTCTCTTCTCTGTTGATCTGAAGTATGGTGAT from Apium graveolens cultivar Ventura chromosome 5, ASM990537v1, whole genome shotgun sequence includes the following:
- the LOC141659959 gene encoding uncharacterized protein LOC141659959; translated protein: MRTIKQQDCIKFMDSIVMRFGIPVVLVSDNGPQFVGSDFEAYLKELRIKHKRASVAYPQGNGQVEVTNRTILRGLEKRLEESKKTWPDELPKVLWSYRTTPRTGTNETPFKLAYGTEARIPIETGSPSTESSTLTRSQTLRDLRPTWSS